In one Candidatus Nealsonbacteria bacterium genomic region, the following are encoded:
- a CDS encoding radical SAM protein, producing MPKFVKKSKKDKDTRPLDQRSYGKVESLCIFRCNCNCIMCSVANAIERSNMDENRGLKPFKEIKKDIDIAVHAKAHTFAFSGGEPTLRKDLIKLVKYAKKRIPNIEIQSNGRLFYYKGYCEELIRAGVNIFVVSFYSPFESVHDKIMGVRGAYKQTLQGLKNLKELKQVVKINIVILKLNYLHLPELIKFLLKLDVKEFRLIYATIEGNVLKNPEAIVAKMSVVAPYFREALRIGLKKVPCYVYNMVPCLLPDYEESINDIFQSDTYLRGPDFECSVDENRRKKKVKSKRCKECKYNPYCYGVWKNYAKVFGLGELKPVK from the coding sequence ATGCCAAAATTTGTTAAAAAGTCAAAAAAAGATAAAGATACCAGACCCCTGGATCAAAGAAGTTATGGCAAGGTAGAAAGCCTTTGCATCTTTAGATGTAATTGTAATTGTATTATGTGTTCGGTAGCTAATGCGATTGAGAGGAGTAACATGGATGAAAATAGAGGTTTAAAACCCTTTAAAGAGATTAAAAAAGACATTGATATAGCGGTGCATGCTAAGGCGCATACGTTTGCTTTTTCTGGCGGTGAGCCGACCCTGAGAAAAGATTTAATTAAGCTTGTTAAGTATGCCAAGAAAAGAATTCCCAATATTGAGATACAGTCAAATGGCAGATTGTTTTATTATAAGGGTTACTGCGAGGAGTTGATTCGGGCTGGTGTAAATATTTTTGTGGTTTCTTTTTATTCCCCTTTTGAGAGTGTTCACGATAAAATAATGGGTGTTAGGGGAGCCTACAAACAGACACTTCAAGGTTTAAAGAATTTAAAAGAGTTAAAACAAGTAGTTAAGATAAACATAGTTATTTTAAAGTTAAACTACCTCCATCTCCCAGAATTGATAAAATTTTTACTCAAATTAGACGTTAAAGAATTTCGACTTATTTATGCTACTATCGAAGGGAATGTGCTTAAAAATCCAGAAGCTATTGTGGCCAAAATGAGTGTGGTTGCTCCCTATTTTAGAGAAGCACTAAGAATTGGATTAAAGAAGGTTCCTTGTTATGTTTATAATATGGTTCCCTGTTTACTTCCCGACTATGAGGAGTCAATTAATGATATATTTCAATCTGATACCTATCTTCGCGGTCCTGATTTTGAATGTTCTGTAGATGAAAACAGAAGGAAAAAGAAAGTAAAGTCCAAAAGGTGTAAGGAATGTAAATATAATCCTTACTGTTATGGGGTTTGGAAAAATTATGCTAAAGTATTTGGTCTTGGAGAATTAAAACCGGTGAAATAG
- a CDS encoding glycosyltransferase family 39 protein produces the protein MYKIFSSWLFYFMSVHLIALMFLFVINLKDILSPFKKISKKTWSILLLIFIIGFCLRNSQYWLGPHTDGFVFQESANYWLNQGEFVKCCALGNIKNCLLYEQVLFLAGYPFLISLVSILFGFHSLNGPIISAVLGSLTIIIIFLISYLIFNKKVGLYASLIFSLLPLNIIHSQTGSSRPTYLFFVGLTILFYFIALRANKLSLWILTVLSLSYSIYVRQENYILLPLLLFFLVLFKWEEIRAIPKNFSLGKTNYKYILYAFALVLLFLIIQIPALYWLLHNNPYIYYDVPGIFGLYYKRIPYNVQLFLKQFFNIIPFSPIEEVNQYSIFATFLFFVGFILIILSTKVKYIFILSLFLLYLIFYASFSVDNLFSDDYVRRSLFFHLPYAIIAAYTWDWIGNRIKKRIRIKKEWILSFLALALIFTSHLSFPRALFKDARGQIGFNKDYFLAVSKTPKDSIIITTRFMVVTNDYFKDNQRRAIDIDLISPENKDMFLNAISEEIKKNYEIFYFEDYRCQMEHFDYACQFINTYLEKEHLFDVNRIKVYKITLKI, from the coding sequence ATGTATAAAATTTTTTCCAGTTGGTTATTTTATTTTATGTCGGTTCATTTAATAGCTCTGATGTTTCTTTTTGTTATTAACCTTAAAGATATTTTGAGCCCCTTTAAAAAGATAAGTAAAAAAACATGGTCTATCTTATTATTGATATTTATTATTGGTTTTTGTTTAAGGAACTCCCAATACTGGCTGGGACCCCATACAGATGGTTTTGTTTTTCAGGAATCAGCTAACTATTGGCTAAATCAGGGTGAATTTGTTAAATGTTGCGCTTTGGGGAATATTAAGAATTGTTTGCTTTATGAACAGGTGCTCTTTTTAGCAGGTTATCCATTTCTTATATCTTTAGTCAGCATTTTGTTTGGTTTTCACAGCTTAAACGGCCCTATAATTTCAGCCGTTCTTGGCAGTCTGACGATAATAATTATTTTTCTTATCTCTTACTTAATTTTTAATAAAAAAGTTGGATTATATGCTTCTCTTATATTTTCTCTTCTTCCTTTAAATATAATTCATTCTCAAACTGGTTCCTCGAGACCTACTTATTTATTCTTTGTAGGATTGACAATTCTTTTTTATTTTATTGCTCTGAGAGCCAATAAATTGAGTCTGTGGATTTTGACCGTTTTGAGCTTATCTTATTCTATTTATGTACGACAAGAAAATTATATACTCTTACCTCTTTTATTATTCTTCTTAGTCCTCTTTAAATGGGAAGAGATTAGAGCCATACCGAAAAATTTTTCCTTAGGGAAAACAAACTATAAATACATCCTGTATGCTTTTGCCTTGGTTTTACTTTTTTTAATTATTCAGATTCCAGCTCTTTATTGGCTTTTGCATAACAATCCTTATATTTATTATGACGTTCCTGGTATTTTTGGTCTTTATTATAAAAGAATCCCTTATAATGTTCAGCTTTTTTTAAAACAGTTTTTTAATATTATTCCTTTTTCTCCAATAGAGGAAGTAAACCAATATAGTATCTTTGCTACCTTTCTCTTCTTTGTCGGTTTCATACTTATAATTTTATCTACTAAAGTTAAATATATTTTTATTTTATCTTTATTTTTATTGTATCTGATATTTTATGCCTCATTTTCTGTTGACAATCTTTTTAGTGATGATTATGTAAGGAGGAGTTTATTTTTTCATTTACCTTATGCTATAATAGCAGCTTATACCTGGGATTGGATCGGGAATAGGATAAAAAAAAGAATAAGGATAAAAAAGGAGTGGATTCTTTCTTTTTTAGCTCTCGCACTTATTTTTACTTCACATTTATCCTTCCCTCGTGCTTTATTCAAAGATGCAAGAGGCCAGATAGGTTTTAATAAAGATTATTTTTTAGCTGTTAGCAAAACCCCCAAAGATTCAATTATTATTACTACTAGATTTATGGTTGTTACTAATGATTATTTTAAAGACAACCAAAGAAGAGCAATTGACATAGACCTTATTTCTCCAGAAAATAAAGATATGTTTTTAAACGCAATTTCAGAAGAGATTAAAAAGAACTACGAAATATTTTATTTTGAAGATTATCGTTGTCAGATGGAACATTTTGATTATGCCTGTCAATTTATAAATACTTATTTGGAAAAAGAGCATCTTTTTGATGTAAACAGAATTAAGGTTTATAAGATAACTTTAAAGATTTAA
- a CDS encoding radical SAM protein gives MRRIDLKIGFQCNNRCRFCVQGNKREICPNRSDEEVRAILRKEVKDHQGVVFTGGEPTIRKELAEWVKYAKELGYEAIQIQTNGRMFAYKDFCSKVIRAGADEFSPALHASNAKVHNYLTRVSGSFEQTVQGIKNLKSLGQYILTNTVITKPNYKDLPNLAKLLVDLGVDQFQFAFMHINQTIARNPQLIKEIVPKHSEVEPYVKKGLQTGIKAGVKVMTEAIPYCFMKGYEQYIAEKVIPDTTVFDNDLEIDNYGYYRKTKGKVKGPACSHCKYYKICEGPWKEYPEIFGWDEFKPIK, from the coding sequence ATGAGACGAATTGATTTAAAAATAGGCTTTCAATGTAATAACCGCTGTAGATTTTGTGTCCAAGGAAATAAGAGGGAAATATGCCCCAATAGGTCTGATGAAGAAGTAAGAGCAATTTTAAGAAAAGAAGTAAAGGACCACCAGGGAGTTGTTTTTACGGGAGGAGAGCCTACTATTAGAAAAGAACTTGCAGAATGGGTGAAATATGCCAAAGAGTTGGGTTATGAAGCAATTCAAATCCAAACCAACGGAAGAATGTTTGCCTACAAGGATTTTTGCAGTAAAGTAATTAGAGCCGGAGCAGATGAGTTCTCACCAGCCCTTCATGCCTCCAATGCTAAAGTCCATAATTATCTAACCCGGGTTTCAGGTAGTTTTGAGCAAACTGTTCAAGGAATTAAAAACTTAAAATCTCTAGGGCAGTATATTTTAACCAATACAGTAATTACTAAACCAAATTACAAAGATTTACCAAATTTAGCTAAATTACTGGTGGATTTAGGGGTAGACCAGTTTCAGTTTGCTTTTATGCATATTAATCAGACTATTGCTCGTAACCCTCAGTTAATTAAAGAGATTGTACCAAAACATTCAGAGGTAGAACCTTATGTAAAAAAAGGATTACAGACTGGAATTAAAGCCGGAGTTAAAGTAATGACCGAAGCCATTCCTTATTGTTTTATGAAAGGATACGAGCAATATATAGCTGAAAAAGTGATTCCTGATACTACTGTTTTTGATAACGATTTGGAAATAGATAACTACGGTTATTATCGTAAAACCAAGGGGAAGGTCAAAGGACCTGCTTGTTCTCATTGTAAATATTATAAAATTTGTGAAGGTCCCTGGAAGGAATATCCGGAAATTTTTGGCTGGGATGAATTTAAGCCAATTAAATAA
- a CDS encoding fused MFS/spermidine synthase: MEILKRNILFFIVFITGAAILIIEVTAIRILAPYFGNTLFTISSIIGIVLGGLSLGYYLGGVFADKYPKFSVFFFLIFVAGIFSLLIQVFSKTALPTLGTTLDMKIGLPIASLILFFIPSLILGMISPFAIKLKTLELKEIGKVTGKVFFWSTLGSIIGSFLAGFFLIPHFGISKIIISTALTLIIVGVSGGWFFKDEKYENYFKRPELFLFTIIVLLFSFITLFLPKDESIILQKDGLYNQIIVEDIEIRNEKVRVLRLDGTLQGAAFLESDELPFEYTKYYVIYEIVNPQAEKALFLGGGAYSTPRKLLLDQNNVKRIDVVEIAPELYQIAKKYFRFQEDPRLFNHVTDGRRFLQETNQNYNMIFADVYYIYFIPTHFTTQEFFSLAKSKLSEDGLFLMNIGGTLNKGADSFILSEMKTFRSVFENSYFFAVDSPDKKGLQNFIFLGLNNSRRIDFGSQEILQHEKRLIRNLPKKLLDPENLNFDAVFILTDDFAPVEYLTAKFF; the protein is encoded by the coding sequence ATGGAGATCCTAAAAAGAAATATCCTCTTTTTTATAGTTTTTATAACTGGAGCAGCAATTCTTATTATTGAGGTTACTGCCATCAGAATACTTGCTCCTTATTTTGGTAATACTTTATTTACTATTTCGAGTATAATCGGTATTGTTTTAGGAGGATTAAGTTTGGGTTATTATCTCGGGGGTGTTTTTGCTGACAAATATCCTAAATTTTCAGTTTTTTTCTTCCTCATTTTTGTTGCTGGTATTTTCTCTCTTTTAATCCAGGTCTTCTCAAAAACTGCATTGCCGACTTTAGGAACAACTCTTGATATGAAGATAGGCCTTCCCATTGCTAGTCTGATTTTATTTTTCATTCCTAGTTTAATCTTAGGGATGATATCTCCTTTTGCTATCAAATTAAAGACCCTTGAATTGAAAGAAATCGGCAAAGTAACAGGCAAGGTGTTTTTTTGGTCAACTCTTGGAAGTATTATCGGTAGTTTTCTTGCTGGTTTTTTTCTTATCCCTCATTTTGGGATAAGTAAAATTATTATTTCAACCGCATTAACGCTTATTATTGTTGGGGTTTCAGGAGGTTGGTTTTTCAAGGACGAGAAGTATGAAAATTATTTTAAGAGGCCTGAATTATTTCTCTTCACGATAATTGTTTTGCTTTTTAGCTTTATCACTCTTTTTTTACCAAAGGATGAATCTATTATTTTGCAAAAAGACGGTCTTTACAATCAGATAATCGTTGAGGATATTGAAATCAGAAATGAAAAAGTTAGAGTTCTGCGTCTTGATGGTACTCTTCAAGGAGCGGCGTTTCTTGAATCAGATGAATTACCCTTTGAATATACAAAATACTATGTCATTTACGAGATTGTGAATCCTCAAGCTGAAAAAGCTTTATTTTTAGGAGGGGGTGCCTATTCTACCCCAAGAAAACTACTTTTAGATCAAAATAATGTTAAAAGAATTGATGTAGTGGAAATCGCACCAGAACTTTACCAGATAGCTAAGAAATATTTCAGGTTCCAAGAAGACCCGAGATTGTTCAATCATGTTACTGATGGACGGAGGTTTCTTCAAGAGACAAATCAAAACTATAACATGATTTTTGCAGATGTTTATTATATTTATTTCATTCCTACCCACTTTACGACTCAAGAGTTCTTTTCTTTAGCTAAAAGCAAACTTTCAGAAGATGGCCTCTTTTTAATGAATATTGGTGGAACATTAAATAAAGGAGCTGACTCCTTTATACTTTCGGAGATGAAGACCTTTAGGTCGGTTTTTGAAAATAGTTATTTTTTTGCAGTAGATTCACCAGATAAAAAAGGTTTACAAAATTTCATTTTTCTCGGCTTAAATAACTCTCGGAGAATTGATTTTGGAAGTCAAGAGATTTTACAGCACGAAAAGAGACTAATTCGCAATTTACCCAAAAAACTTCTTGATCCTGAAAATCTCAACTTTGATGCTGTTTTTATACTTACTGATGATTTTGCTCCGGTTGAATATTTAACAGCGAAATTTTTTTGA
- a CDS encoding radical SAM protein, translating to MMHINLTYACNRNCNYCFAKGFLEKWPREISLQGLESVFRWATKQKIKRVSFGGGEPTLFSKINSALELAEKYGLKIVISTNGTTDIKRINIDSPAIDSFLVTLNPPSEYSSQELKTLYSNLEAMRRVKRVILRFNIISLDVSYSYLIDTCERLNIRRVDFALVLPSALNQNEYIKKEKLKDFTQYILKLAKSLVEHDIRGCFAQPFPRCLFSEKERAFLMKNSGFHSICWTGEGCVVTPDLTILPCLLLAVEGPSLKKFKNQKEITNYYKDVVNRLKWEIDFFPQCKDCVFKKNKQCQGGCLIYKFLQNNESVPS from the coding sequence ATGATGCATATTAATCTCACTTATGCTTGCAATAGAAATTGCAATTATTGTTTTGCTAAGGGATTTTTAGAAAAATGGCCCCGGGAGATTTCTTTACAGGGACTGGAAAGTGTTTTTAGATGGGCTACTAAACAAAAGATAAAAAGGGTAAGTTTTGGCGGGGGAGAACCTACTCTATTTAGTAAAATTAATTCTGCCTTAGAATTGGCTGAGAAGTATGGCTTGAAGATAGTAATTTCTACTAATGGAACTACCGATATTAAAAGAATCAATATCGACTCTCCGGCTATAGATTCTTTTTTGGTTACCCTTAATCCGCCTTCAGAATATTCTTCCCAAGAACTAAAGACTCTTTATTCTAATTTAGAAGCCATGAGAAGAGTTAAAAGGGTGATTTTGAGATTTAATATAATCTCCCTTGATGTTTCTTATAGCTATCTTATTGATACCTGTGAGAGATTAAATATTCGCCGGGTAGATTTTGCATTGGTTTTACCCTCAGCCCTCAATCAAAACGAATATATTAAAAAGGAAAAACTGAAGGATTTCACTCAATATATTTTAAAGTTAGCGAAAAGCCTGGTAGAACATGATATCCGAGGCTGTTTTGCTCAACCGTTTCCTCGATGTCTTTTTTCCGAAAAAGAGAGAGCATTCTTAATGAAAAATAGCGGTTTTCACAGCATTTGTTGGACAGGAGAAGGTTGCGTAGTAACTCCTGATTTGACAATATTACCCTGTCTTCTTTTAGCTGTGGAGGGTCCTTCCTTAAAGAAATTTAAGAACCAAAAAGAGATAACAAATTATTATAAAGATGTTGTTAATAGACTAAAATGGGAGATAGATTTCTTTCCTCAGTGCAAAGATTGTGTTTTTAAAAAGAATAAACAGTGTCAAGGCGGCTGTTTAATTTATAAATTTCTTCAAAATAATGAATCTGTGCCCTCATAA
- a CDS encoding radical SAM protein has translation MGKTKPGIVYLRKNMFRPKSFHLQWHITERCNLHCKHCYSDPALLKNELSLQELIGILNQYVEQIEKWELPKRAVRISFTGGEPFIRKDFFDLLEKCYENRNITQYGILTNGTLLNRSIIKKLKDLKVDYIQVSLEGTKKTNDYIRGKGTFEKIIRAIKLLREERISIGISMTVSKINIQDVPAVINLAKDLKVNFLGIRRLVPLGRSKEVKGMVLTPEEVRKLFLYILKIKRDSKINIGIGCEDGILAQEMHYLPIGCSAGYASFTVLPNGDIYPCRRLPLLSGNLLKQSFSNIYYNSKELQRLRNLNNINDVCQDCPFFNECQGGAKCINYAHFGDPFSPSPQCWRIFKELPDPNLKWRAGKKEKEERLDQKWIEED, from the coding sequence ATGGGTAAAACGAAGCCGGGGATAGTTTATTTGAGAAAAAACATGTTCAGACCGAAATCTTTTCATCTTCAGTGGCACATTACAGAGAGATGTAATCTCCATTGCAAACATTGTTATAGCGACCCAGCACTCTTAAAGAATGAGTTATCTCTTCAGGAACTGATTGGGATTTTAAACCAATACGTAGAACAAATTGAGAAGTGGGAATTACCCAAACGAGCGGTTCGAATATCCTTTACCGGAGGAGAGCCATTCATAAGAAAGGATTTTTTTGACCTTTTAGAAAAATGCTATGAGAACCGAAACATAACCCAGTATGGGATATTAACCAACGGGACCTTGCTGAATCGAAGTATTATAAAGAAACTCAAAGACTTAAAAGTAGACTACATCCAGGTAAGTCTGGAAGGGACTAAAAAAACAAACGATTACATTAGGGGAAAAGGGACTTTTGAAAAAATAATAAGAGCAATTAAGTTGTTAAGAGAAGAAAGAATATCAATAGGTATTTCTATGACGGTAAGTAAGATAAACATTCAGGATGTACCAGCTGTAATTAATCTTGCCAAGGATTTAAAAGTTAATTTCTTGGGTATTAGACGGCTTGTTCCTCTCGGAAGGAGCAAGGAAGTAAAAGGGATGGTTTTGACCCCAGAAGAGGTTAGAAAATTATTTTTATATATTTTAAAAATAAAGAGAGATTCTAAAATTAATATTGGAATAGGTTGTGAGGACGGTATATTAGCTCAAGAAATGCATTATTTACCTATCGGCTGTTCTGCTGGTTACGCAAGCTTTACTGTTCTTCCCAATGGCGATATCTATCCCTGCCGGCGGCTGCCCCTGCTTTCGGGAAACTTATTAAAGCAGTCATTCAGCAATATTTACTATAATTCCAAGGAACTTCAAAGATTAAGGAACTTAAACAATATCAACGATGTCTGTCAGGACTGTCCCTTTTTTAATGAATGTCAAGGGGGTGCCAAGTGTATAAACTATGCCCATTTTGGAGACCCTTTTTCTCCTTCTCCCCAATGTTGGAGGATATTTAAAGAATTGCCTGACCCGAATTTAAAATGGAGAGCCGGCAAGAAAGAGAAAGAGGAGAGACTGGACCAGAAATGGATTGAAGAAGATTGA
- the hxsB gene encoding His-Xaa-Ser system radical SAM maturase HxsB, giving the protein MPLDLNKIKLNTKKVAFCRFKKLDDKYLLTNDVGFYKFLKPAQFKDFIKGKLKEESETYQELKEKGFIKDDYDIDKMIDTYRCYNSFLFQGTSLHIVVVTLRCNFKCIYCQASRRPMEEKQYDMSKETARNVVNMMFESPSDIITIEFQGGEPLVNWPVVKFIVEYARKKNKKVKKKLLISLVTNLSLMTEEKYRFFIEKKVSLCTSLDGPEELHNKNRPWTKGNSYQIVTSWIDKIKKEEKEEEKSGRGRYHLSALTTISKFSLQYPKEIVEEYYKWGFRGIHLRPLSFLGFSGGTAKEKIGYSAREFMEFWRKSMDYIIEINVRGRFFYERGAAIMLKKILTDENPGFLDLRSPCGAAIGQLVYNYDGRVYTCDEGRMVKDDTFMLGDVNKDAYEEIVSNPKVKTMITASTLDNLSCDYCVYKPYCGVCPVLSYALYGNLFPQFRNTDQCKIHEEMFEYLFRKIENEEVKKIFLQWVKRSRG; this is encoded by the coding sequence ATGCCATTAGACTTAAACAAAATTAAGTTGAATACTAAAAAGGTAGCCTTTTGCCGTTTTAAGAAATTAGATGATAAATATTTATTAACTAATGACGTGGGATTTTATAAATTTTTAAAACCTGCTCAATTTAAAGATTTTATAAAGGGAAAATTAAAAGAAGAAAGCGAGACTTATCAAGAATTAAAAGAGAAAGGATTTATCAAGGACGATTATGATATAGACAAGATGATTGATACCTACCGTTGTTATAACAGTTTTTTATTCCAAGGAACTTCTCTTCATATAGTAGTTGTTACCCTAAGATGTAATTTTAAGTGTATTTATTGTCAAGCCAGCCGTCGTCCGATGGAAGAAAAGCAATATGATATGAGTAAAGAAACAGCCAGGAATGTGGTGAACATGATGTTTGAGAGCCCGAGTGATATCATTACCATAGAGTTTCAAGGAGGAGAGCCTTTGGTCAACTGGCCGGTGGTAAAATTTATTGTTGAATATGCAAGAAAAAAGAATAAGAAGGTTAAAAAGAAACTTTTAATTTCTTTGGTTACTAATCTCAGCCTAATGACAGAAGAGAAATACAGGTTTTTCATTGAGAAAAAGGTAAGTCTTTGTACTTCTTTAGATGGGCCTGAAGAGCTTCATAATAAAAATCGACCTTGGACAAAAGGAAACAGTTATCAGATTGTCACTTCCTGGATAGATAAAATAAAAAAAGAAGAAAAAGAGGAGGAGAAGAGCGGTCGGGGACGCTACCACTTATCTGCCCTTACCACCATATCCAAGTTCTCCCTTCAGTATCCAAAGGAGATTGTAGAAGAATATTACAAGTGGGGTTTTAGGGGTATTCATTTGAGACCATTAAGCTTTTTGGGTTTTTCAGGAGGAACAGCTAAGGAAAAGATTGGCTATTCGGCCAGGGAGTTTATGGAGTTTTGGAGAAAAAGTATGGATTATATTATAGAAATCAATGTCAGAGGGAGATTTTTTTATGAAAGAGGGGCGGCAATAATGCTGAAGAAGATTTTAACAGACGAAAATCCTGGGTTTCTTGATTTAAGGTCGCCCTGCGGAGCAGCGATTGGACAGTTGGTTTATAACTATGATGGTAGGGTTTATACTTGTGACGAGGGGAGAATGGTAAAAGATGACACTTTCATGCTGGGAGATGTAAATAAAGATGCTTATGAAGAGATAGTTTCCAACCCCAAAGTCAAAACAATGATTACAGCTTCCACCTTAGATAATTTATCGTGTGACTATTGTGTCTATAAACCCTATTGCGGGGTCTGTCCGGTTTTGTCTTATGCTCTTTATGGTAACCTTTTTCCACAATTCAGAAATACTGACCAGTGTAAGATACATGAAGAAATGTTTGAATACCTCTTTAGAAAAATAGAAAACGAAGAAGTAAAAAAGATTTTCCTTCAATGGGTAAAACGAAGCCGGGGATAG
- the hxsD gene encoding His-Xaa-Ser system protein HxsD, translating to MPRIKIHKSENKIIVSVNPKLYPLQALYGAAYVFLDRAYIFLDGDPKKEVYVSLKGKKKLTKKEIRALADEFLNELLNYNLRCQISKDNRKIREYIVGAALIGASGEDTKKLIQSDRKDWQKDPLGIAVPWEEKYGKKAL from the coding sequence ATGCCAAGAATAAAAATTCATAAATCAGAAAATAAAATAATTGTTTCTGTAAACCCAAAGCTCTACCCTTTACAGGCTCTATATGGTGCAGCTTATGTTTTTTTAGACCGGGCTTATATTTTTTTAGACGGCGACCCTAAAAAAGAAGTTTATGTTAGTCTAAAAGGGAAAAAGAAACTTACAAAGAAAGAAATAAGGGCTTTGGCAGATGAGTTTTTAAATGAACTTTTAAATTATAATCTGAGGTGTCAGATTTCAAAAGATAACCGCAAAATCAGAGAATACATAGTGGGAGCTGCTTTAATAGGCGCATCGGGAGAGGACACCAAGAAATTAATACAATCAGATAGAAAAGATTGGCAAAAAGACCCCTTAGGGATTGCGGTTCCTTGGGAAGAGAAGTACGGAAAAAAAGCATTATGA
- a CDS encoding DUF483 domain-containing protein: MRRISNVSEFEDYPFTPFNAVEFISLKYNLRKVVQLDLRSERRFLDLQKIVKKLGWAVVKSNFKFDLEERKKGNFKRIDINDKRKGEFRIYIFNPKRFKIPHESEKLGRLMGYPSCCIDSYMECMKANKDIFGCMNITKDSSFPFLINPFARLVSNAYLINHFPCSLNCKKSLKLAKAISKVIQSNYPHFYKKIYQYCHFPVLVFPNSSANYDMREEIPLLLLMEKSKEEQSYKILSNALRNNLYKNFENADTIVVSRENIKVFRNNILKSQIDRSAVEFYFLVPY, encoded by the coding sequence ATGCGAAGAATATCTAATGTCTCAGAATTTGAAGATTATCCCTTTACTCCCTTTAATGCGGTAGAGTTTATCAGTTTAAAGTATAATCTTAGAAAAGTTGTTCAATTGGATTTACGTTCTGAACGTAGATTTTTGGATTTACAAAAAATAGTTAAAAAATTGGGTTGGGCAGTTGTAAAATCTAATTTTAAATTTGATTTAGAAGAAAGAAAAAAAGGAAATTTTAAACGTATAGACATTAATGATAAAAGAAAAGGAGAGTTCCGTATTTATATTTTTAATCCTAAGAGATTTAAAATACCCCATGAATCAGAAAAATTAGGCAGATTAATGGGTTATCCCTCTTGTTGTATTGATTCATATATGGAGTGTATGAAGGCAAACAAAGATATATTTGGATGTATGAATATTACCAAAGATTCAAGTTTTCCTTTTCTGATTAACCCTTTTGCAAGATTAGTATCTAATGCTTACTTAATAAATCACTTCCCTTGCTCTCTTAATTGTAAGAAGAGTTTAAAATTAGCAAAAGCAATATCGAAAGTAATTCAGTCAAATTATCCACACTTTTATAAAAAAATATACCAATATTGCCATTTTCCTGTTTTAGTGTTTCCTAATTCCAGTGCTAATTATGATATGAGAGAAGAAATCCCCCTTCTTCTGTTAATGGAGAAATCAAAGGAGGAGCAAAGTTATAAAATCTTAAGCAACGCATTACGTAATAATTTATATAAGAATTTTGAGAATGCAGATACAATTGTAGTATCTCGGGAAAACATAAAGGTTTTTAGGAATAATATCTTAAAGAGTCAAATTGATAGAAGTGCCGTAGAATTCTATTTTCTCGTTCCTTATTAA
- a CDS encoding prepilin peptidase codes for MKALIYLFVFIFGLIVGSFLNCIIYRLSKKESFLVKKSYCPYCKHTLHWQDLIPLLSFLILKGRCRYCKKPISLQYPLVELATGFLFLLVVLQNIDSLFFELLNCEAITRSGATGFLIFSFLNILFLFLVSCFLIIIFVYDLKHYVVPDRVVYPAIFTAGSWYLVVSIFFNHYLKYEILNIMYSAVLAAVFFLAIVLISNGKGMGIGDVKLAFFMGLLLGYPNILVALFSSFFLGAIIGIMLIISGKRGFKSEVPFAPFLVTGTFLAMFFGEKIIDFSLRLFVV; via the coding sequence ATGAAAGCCTTAATTTATCTTTTTGTCTTTATATTTGGGTTGATTGTTGGTTCTTTTTTGAATTGTATAATTTATCGACTTTCAAAAAAAGAAAGTTTTTTGGTTAAAAAATCTTATTGTCCTTATTGTAAACATACTTTACATTGGCAGGATTTGATTCCGCTCTTGAGTTTTCTGATTTTAAAAGGGCGGTGTCGATATTGTAAAAAACCCATTTCTCTGCAGTATCCCTTGGTGGAGCTCGCTACCGGCTTTTTATTTTTATTAGTAGTATTACAGAATATAGACTCACTGTTTTTTGAGCTTCTTAATTGCGAAGCAATTACAAGGAGCGGAGCGACTGGTTTTCTTATTTTTAGCTTTTTAAATATTCTTTTCTTGTTTCTTGTTTCTTGTTTCTTGATAATTATTTTTGTTTATGACCTTAAACACTATGTTGTTCCAGATAGAGTAGTTTATCCTGCTATATTTACAGCTGGCAGCTGGTATTTAGTAGTTAGTATTTTTTTTAATCATTATCTAAAATACGAAATATTAAACATTATGTATTCTGCCGTTTTAGCTGCAGTATTTTTTTTGGCAATAGTTCTGATTTCTAATGGAAAAGGTATGGGAATAGGAGATGTAAAATTAGCTTTTTTTATGGGATTATTACTCGGCTACCCAAACATTTTAGTTGCTTTATTTTCAAGCTTTTTTTTAGGAGCAATAATCGGAATAATGTTAATTATTAGTGGTAAAAGAGGTTTTAAATCAGAGGTTCCATTTGCTCCATTTTTGGTTACGGGAACCTTTCTGGCAATGTTTTTTGGAGAAAAAATAATTGACTTTTCTCTTCGGCTATTTGTGGTATAA